In the Gymnogyps californianus isolate 813 chromosome 3, ASM1813914v2, whole genome shotgun sequence genome, one interval contains:
- the LOC127015044 gene encoding interleukin-17F-like — MIFASYAAVFRSLVLVLVLALTVRSSPHQRVARPWPSKDGGSVRLSEDCLNQKGLKFPTTVQVDVRISNSDHAFRMVHDVRNRSLAPWDYRLDEDPNRFPQVIADAKCRLSGCVNPLGQEDHSLNSVPIQQEILVLRREQRGCLPTYRLEKKVITVGCTCAAPVVHHQS; from the exons ATGATTTTTGCCAGCTACGCTGCAGTG tTCAGATCACTGGTTTTGGTGCTGGTTCTGGCACTCACCGTAAGGAGCTCACCCCATCAGAGGGTAGCTCGTCCTTGGCCCAGCAAGGACGGTGGCTCTGTGAGGCTCAGTGAAGATTGCCTGAACCAAAAGGGTCTCAAATTCCCTACAACGGTGCAAGTTGACGTTCGTATCAGCAATTCAGATCATGCCTTTAGGATGGTCCATGATGTCAGGAACCGGTCTCTCGCTCCTTGGGATTACAG ACTCGACGAGGACCCCAACCGCTTCCCCCAGGTGATCGCTGACGCCAAGTGCCGCCTCTCCGGCTGCGTGAACCCACTGGGGCAGGAGGACCACAGCCTCAACTCCGTCCCCATCCAACAGGAGATCCTCGTCCTCCGGCGGGAGCAGCGGGGCTGCCTGCCCACCTACCGCCTGGAGAAGAAAGTCATCACCGTGGGCTGCACGTGTGCTGCGCCAGTCGTCCACCACCAGTCCTAG